The region AATAAAGCTTTCActtctttgcctttgcatgaaaaccattcgtgccacgCGGAAGTGCACTTTGCCTATTTTGTGCAGCAacaacttggaataatcgcaaaacacttaagctaacgcaaagttctattttgatgTGACGTCTTCGTTgcaatattagggagcttaagcaaagacgacgtcgacgaaagcgagaacgtcatctgaaaatgtaacctcgcgtttcttcaataatgtcgcagttattcaaagtcattgcgcttgcaaaatgtgttctaactatcctggaattaaattggaaccagcgcttttgagataacaagacaaaattgaacatttgtcatcatatgctcacgtcgtccacacaactacaAAGCAggtcatttaatttaatttaatttaatcaaCTTTAATTATCCAGATCTTAACATACAAATTAGAGGCAAACCAACAATTagaatatataaaaaaaaaaaaatcctgtatatatatatatatatatatatacaggaTCTGAATAATCAGGTCAGTTTATACAGAATACAAAGATTCcttataaaaataaactgcctcacgtcgtagaaagaacgagaacgtcttcaaaatgtcaaaagaagaaaaatgcacgtgcaaagcgtgcaaaaatattgtttttcgttgtcaaatatgcaaatttgtgaggtttttgttgccgtcgtcgtggttccttaagttccctattaattaccgtcgtagcttcttaaacacCTTATTGTTGAAGATACACTGACTATGGTTTTTGCGCaggcgtcacaaggtgtctAGAGCTATCCCAATCTCTTTCTTTCGGAGCTTTATGCTACGAGCTTAATAAAGGCCTCCATAGCAATCATTCTTCAAGTAATTGCTCCCCGagggttttaaaaaaaagcaaaaatctgTCTCATAACACTAAGAACCAAGTTGAAAACATTGATTTCTTGCAACTATAAAACCATCACCGACtcacaaataattttaacttcaaatgatagaaaaaaattacataagAGAACATTAATTTACCTCATTTCTTGAATGTTACTTTTTTGTTCGCTCTATCcttatcattgttattttcaattgTCACCAGTACTGTTTTAATCAATGCTCACTACGATTTTATTATGCtttgaaataattacaaaaataacATCACACTTCGCTTCAGGCATTTGCCTTCTAGTAATTATATCAGCTTTGATTGTTGAgaacaaattttaaacatttattCTCTTGAGGAACATACTTCATTTCATtatgtttgtcattttgtcAATGAATTTGTCGGTTAGTCAAACACGCCAGTTTTGTTACATATCAAAATCCGCAAGAAACGATCGAAACCgtcttagccaatcagagtaaTTCGTACGTGATGAAGGTCTAGGAGTTTTTACAACAATATCACGAGAATTGAATATTAAACAAGAAATTCCAACGGCAAGAGTCGCGCACATCTTTGACCACCAAGAGAGTTCATTGAAAAACGTTGGTGTCTCTTTACACCGTTTTGAACAACTTTGGACGAAACATGAATGCCATATAGAGGTTCTTCTTCATTTGAGTCCCACTTACAATCAAAGAAGGTAAATGAAGTCCATTATatgaatttctctttttagCCTCTTTTATTAACTCGCTTTTTATGTCTTGCGATCTCACTTCAGTAATTCTTCAAAACATGACTTTTTTTCATGGCTTCAACGAGGCCCTTTTGTGAAATCCTGGTTTCCTTAAAGCAAAGttacttaaaaacaaacaaatgttttctgtttttcttagAAAAGCTTTGCATATCCTGTTTATGATATCCCTTACTTGTGTACAATTCCAGCCGAGCAACTTGCTTGCTGAAAAAAGATCGCGGCTATATTTTATTAAACCTGGCGCATAATATTGTCCAAGAAGCTGACCAAAGTCAACATTGGCCCTCCTTACTGTCATTTTAGAACAAAATAAATCTCAAATCTCAATAAACGATTATAAATTCGgtaaaagcaataaaaagaTATGTTTTTTTGGTAAATATGCAATTAGCCTCAATTTTCGCATTATATTTTTACGAGGGTCCATCTATATTTTCTAGTTTCTCATTCGTTTACGCAAATTGGATATTTATCCTATTAGAAAgtttatattattttgaaaaggaaacaatttGAATAACATATATGTAAGAGTCACTGACTTTAATTTTTGgtataaattatattataattCAAAAAGCAAGTTATTAGGTCTCATgcatagaaaaaaaatcatcagtGCACTCTACACGGAGGAGTGCGCTTTTATTATGtcttttattcagttttgtgCTACTTGAATGCGTTGAAAGCCATCTCGAGGACCGTGTTTGTTTAAACGTTTTCGCTTATTGgggaacaaaacaaactaGAAAAACCGTAGGGTTATTTTTATGAGGGGGGTTTCAAGACAGAAACCATTTGACTGCCATGAGAAAAGTTTCACTTACCAGTGGAAGTGGCAAACGAACAAGAGGGTGACAGTAGATAAATTTCTCTCAACCGAATCACATTATATATACCACGCCACCGCGATGAACCAAATACTAATGAATCATAACACTTTGAGCAGGAAAATGCAGGTGTGCAACTCGACGGCGCAAATGTTTGTGGCTTGGCTGCtcattggttcaaaaattcACCGAGCCGAGGCgtttagccaatcacagctGAATTATGCTTATTAACGTAAAGCTATAATGTTCTTAGTTTCCGCTCACAAGTCGGGATAAATATTTAGTTTTCCTATTGCTGGCAAGAGCTCGGATCGTGGAAGACATCTAAGTTTCGTCtcatctttattttgtttgtggcTGGCCTCAAAACTTTTACTTCAAGAAAACTCCTCTTGAGGTTCGTGATGATATGCAAAAATCTACACAAGGAAAGTTTATCTGGTcatcttgtgaaaaatgtgGGAAAAACACCGCAGTGAGTGAGCTGCGATAAACTGACTTCATTAATATGACCAATAACGGCGAcgtgagaattttgcatggaATGCTCTTCagttaaaacaaaagttttctcATATTGAATAACATAAGCTAAACAAACTTCAGCTAGcacaaagaaatttaattgCAAAGTAAAGTTTTGTGGTTTGCATACCCAGCATTTCGAAAACGTCGGGATacggtgaaaaaaaattttccacgAAAAACGCTACTTAGAAAtcagaaaactgaaaatgaatatttatCAAGAGCTCAAACTATGaacaacttttattttaaatagccttgtggaagaaaaacaaataattcaaTTAATACCAGCTCAGTTGTTGTTCAGTGGTATACTGTTGCTTAATGATTCTAATTTGTcagtcaaaaacatttgatAGCGCTGAAAACTAACATTGTAAATCTCCAAATATGAAAACAGATCTAGAATGAGAATTTACATAAACGACGATATTTTTATTCTGCTTTTTCACCACTTTTCTTAGTTCCGTTACTTTTATTCGTGAAAATGGTTGACCGCCTTGCTATTACCCGTTCGCCTTTCAGTGATAGAGCGATACCACAATGTTCTCTAATGCagacttttcaaaatcatttgCAGCTCGTTCATGTTGACTGTATTAATGTTTCTCTGCATAAATAATATTCTGGCAGGTGTGTTGACCACCAGTTAGCTATTTTTACACTTCTCGGACAGTTCCGCAGATGTTCGGTAAACAACTAAGCTTCGAAGTCAGTTGTTGAACAAGAAGAGGTTTCAGCAACGAGGACAGCGACAAAGACAACACCATGCAGAAAACAACGATTCTATTGGTTGTAGCAAAGGGAATCGTGTTGCACGTGCGGGACGCACTTTTAATAACAACATGAACATCCAAATATTAGTTTTGACAACAACAGTGAATAAATCCGTCATTTTTCTATCCATAAAATGCTTCCAGCTGACCGGAATTGGATCTTTATTCTCGTAGGGCTGTTTAAAGAGCCAAACGACTCCATCCGAAGCTTTTTTGCATTAAATTTGATTCTCTTTCTTCGGTAGTGAAGAATTCCCTAAAGAACCATCTGGTAACTAATTTTAACGCCAGAAATTGCATATTAAGTCAGCACAAAACTTTCAAATGTTATCGAATGGTGTTCGATTTCTGTCGAACTCTGCTGCGCTCGTTGTGACGAATTCCATTTATTGTTCTGTTAAAAGCCTATCTCGGTACGAAATATCTACGACGTCCAACGGgcagaaactgaaaaagaaagcaaacacAGAACCCTTTTAATGGTTTGCTGACTTTACGAATTGCGAAATTCTGAGAAGGATTACTGCAAATTCAAGGAAAGTAATTATTTGTTGGTAATTTGATCGGTCTACCTGAACATATTAAATAGTGGCCCGTAACTTGAATAATTAATGTCtgctgaaaattgcaaattaaCGTAAAACTGTGGTTAAAACAcgaaattattatatattccTCTAGGGTCTAACacagaacaaaaacaattccCCGCAGCGAACAAAGTCATGTTTGAGTGCCCTTTAGGTAACAGCCTTCTATCTACATCTATTTAACCCGGCTGCAGTTTCATGTCCAGTTCCTACGGGTTCTCTGTTGTTCTCACATCTGTTGAAATATGATCAAGAGAAGGGACGAGGACAAAGATGATTCAATTTGGTCGTTGCGTAGTTCTTCTCTTCAGCGACCCCGCAAGCGTGTTGTCTTGAAGGTTGGTGGTACGTTATTCGAGACTTGGGAAGAAAATTTAGACAACTATCCTGACACACTTCTTGGCAGTGCAGAGAAGGAACTGTTTTACGACCGCAGGACGAAGTCCTACGTCTTCGACAGAGATCCGCAAATGTTTCGACACATACTCAACTACTATAGGTAGGTATACAAGCTTCGCTTAAGGTCCTGTGATGGGAACAGTATAAAAATAGATAAGCAGTTGGCGAAGGCTCTAGATTACCTTCCATTAATTGATATCTCCTATGGTTCGAATTCCTCATTCGGAGGCTCTCGTTGAGTTGAGATGGAGTTCATTGATTCTCGGCTCTGCTGCAAACGGTTTTTCTCTAAAAACTTCCTAGTCCGCTTGCTTATCTCACCAAAAACAAGCACTTctcattaaaaataaaacacaaaactgcGCTTACAAGCATGAGGCTAAATATTAagagtaaaaccaaaaccggaattttctttgctgacttgacttttttttatgtcTCAACATATATACACGCCTGAGCATATACTTATTTAGCCTTATTCTTGTCACCGCAGTGTGTGTTTTATTTCTAATCAAGCTCCGTTGGCCAAAGacgaaaattatttaaaactcCCCATTAAACTCTCGTTCGGTCTGTATATGTATCTACAGTGAAGGAGAagtgagtgttttttttttataataaaaaCCTAATGATATTTGCCCTCTTCACCTAGCATAAGCGCGAATATCAACTCGTCCTTGGATAATAAGGACATCACATTAAACTTGCTAATgtttgaaagctcttttaaCTTAAAAGCCTTTGATGTGCAGCTTAAAATGTTTcctaattaaatattttacgCCAATGGAAGACGCCACATTTCCATTTCGCTTAAACACAATTTTAATTAGACTAAAAAAGTATATATGTATGCAAATTAGTTCTATTGCATGGATAAAATTCGCTATTCAGTTAGATATTCAATAATTCGGTTTAGTCCCTAAAACAAGTAGAGGTTGAAGGATATATGTTAAAAAACAGGAATAACAGTTTTAGTGAAATTAATAACTTCCTTTATTTGCTGACAAATTTATCGAGACATCCCCGTTGCCTAGCATTATGGGACTAAAAACTAATGACGTCATGTAATTTGTTCCAgttctttcttatttttcaaaaaattggttttatcaaacgagttgacaaaggtagaattaccaccgtgaaagatttaaaaagctgacgtttcgagagtGAGCCCTTTGTCAgggcgaatgacgaagggctaacgctcgaaacgtcagctttttaaacctttcacggtggtaattctacctttgtcaactcgtttgataaaaccaattttttgtttcactctctcGCCGACGCAAcacaacagtttctttagaaactagaaatccttTCTTACTTTTCGTCGTTTCATTTcttgagaaaaacaaacaactccTTGACACATTTGCTTCTCCCTATATTTTTACAGACTAGGAAAATTGCATTTCTCCAGCGAATACTGCGCCGATGATTTTCGGGACGAGCTTTCATTTTTTCGTATTTCTATCAACGCAGTTTCTAACTGCTGTTGGGACGATTACAGACAGCCGAGGAAAATTAGAATGgacaaaattttcaagttgaaGGATCCtcatttgaaacaaatgaCAGACACAGGTTGTTGGCCTCGTAGAAAAATCTGGAACATACTAGAAAATCCAAACGAGACGACACTGGGAAGGGCGTGGTATTATTTCTCAGGGATCATGATAGCGTTGAGTATCGTTTGCACTGTGGCTGAATCAATGCCCTTACCTTGTGACGAGAAATATCTCTGCGCGAATCACACTTGTGGAAAAAATAACTGGAACCTGTCGCTCAAGAATAAGGAGAATGATTCCTGTCATGAAATCAATCACTATGAGAGACAAAGAGCTTTCATTTATTTCGTACTTGAAAGCATCTGCGTCGCAATATTTTCCTTGGAATATCTCATGCGATTCCTAACGACACCCAGTCGCTGCAAATACGTCAAAGAATTTATGAGCATCATCGACCTTCTGTCTATATTGCCCTACTATATTGGTCTGATACTGGAGAGCCTACTTCAAACTTCAGTGGACAGTCTGAGTGCTCTGGTACTATTGAGAGTACTTCGTGTGTTTAGGGTTTTGAAGTTTACTCGACACTCCAACAGGCTAAGAAGCCTTTTGTTTGCGATTAGACGTTCTGCCTCTGAGCTTGGTTTCATTCTGTTTAGTTTCTCGCTTGGCGTGATATTATTCTCAAGTATTTTGTTCTACGCAGAGCAGTCGGACAAATCGAACAGTGCAAACCTGTTTGAAAGTATCCCGGCCACTATGTGGTATGCCGTCGTTACCATGACAACAACTGGGTAGGTATGGTTGCATGCAAATGTcgtcacggcagccatgtttgtttaccaaaCCAAAGAAATCACGACCACGTTGGGGTGCCATATTAAACCTGGGGGAActgaaatttatttatttccaaatacttaaaatgaatctttattttgtcaaaaaaagaaaaccttggCGAAGGCAGGAGTTTCCAAATAGatcattttcgaattctcacggctggactggatctagcatgaaatggaggctaatgcgggcaaatcttttcaaacgcaaattaatttgcccgcattagcctccatttcgtgctagatccagtccaaccgttagaatacgaaactggcctattggGCGAGCTAGTGTCGGCCAACTTGTAATTGTAAACTTTCGCTGGTGCCAATTTGGCCATTGATTTCTTCGTCCCGTCCCGTCCCGACTAACTGtccctgggtctccgaggatgggGGGAAAAACCACTCAGAGATCTAGAACAGTACTGAGAGAACCAACACATTTTACCCAAAAATGGTTTTGTTTGGATTCAAATATGTTAGCAAGGACCAAAGGTAACAAAAAGCATAAAGAAGAAGCGCTCGATGCTGGTAATGGATCTGATCAGCTGTAAATCTTGTAAATAcgaatgagaaaaagcaaggcttaTGAAACACAAAGGCACTGCCTCTCTTCATCGGGTGTGATAAATTTTAGCTTCAAGAATCTAGTTCGACCTAGTTTCCGAAAGCCACGATTTGCCTTTCGAAATATGATCAGCcctgctttttctttcttgtttggGTATTCACTGGTAGACTCTTTCTCTGCCGAGGAAGCTGAAATAACAAACACCAGCTGAAGTTGTTTAACTATTCGGTGCACCAGTGCACTCGGTGATTCAGTACGCAACCGTTTGGCAATatggagcttaagcaaccacgacgacgacggaaacgagaacgtcacaaatttgaatataTTTAAAGCAAtgatagttttgcacgctttgcaagtgcagttttcatttttgacatttcgcagacgttctcgttctttctacgacgtgaaatgacctgttttgcataTGTTTGTctgtgagcatatgatgacaaatgctcaattttttcttgttatctcAAAAGCGCTGGTTgtaatttaattccaggataggtagaacacattttgccaGTGTAATGACTTTGAGTAACTGCCAAAGtattgcagaaacgcaaagttgCTTTTTCAGATTacgttctcgctgccgtcgacgtcttgtttgcttaagctccctaataatcTCGCTGGTGCTCGTCGGATCAAACTAGTGATCAAATCGGTCTGTTGTAGTGccaagtgattttttttttgctttaggGCGCGAACCTATACAACATGGAGTTACTTTTAATTCCAAAAATAAGCCCCCAGGGTTTATATTTTTCAAGGGCCCTTTCTGAGGGGCTTTTGTTCgcgggagggggggggggggagctTTTATACGGTGGGAAATTTTGCTTACAAAATCGAGTGAGTTGGCTTATATTTGGAAGGCAAGAAAAAATTATGTGTTACTGTATCGTTTTTCCTTCCAAGTGTAAGTCCCCAGGGGCTTATATTTCGAGGGGCGATTTAACGGAGGATTTTTTACGTTACGAGTTTGGGGGGGTTATACATGGAGGGACTTACgttttcggaattttacggtattttaaatttgagtaCTATATTTTGGCTGGCTAAACCAGCCTTCATCAGGAACCAGGAATTAACCGTTTTCCGGTAATACTCCAACACCCATCTCTAAATCTAGATgtatgaaaacagaaaacactCAATGTGAATTCTCAATGTTCCTGAAGAAGGCTTAAAttaggagccgatgagtaggagcgaAATAGCCACTCATTTTGTCTCATGAAGAGAAGACGAAAGGTCGATTTTCTATGGGTTTGTGCAGTTAATCGACTGACTCGCCGCTCGATTTATAAACAGACAGCATTAATTAATCTTTCAAATGATTTGTTTACTTCAGATACGGCGACATGGTGCCACATACAGTTATTGGTAAACTTATAGGCAGTGTTGGTTGTATAACGGGAGTGTTAATGATCGCTTTGCCAGTTCCAATAATACAGAAAAAGGTGAGTAACTGAGAGGGACCCTGTACCTTTCCAGATAAGGTCTGTAGTTGGAGGACGaagcaataggccatttccgagttcacctcggcctccatttcaaagcgaggctaagtgcgaagtctttgttatgaaaatcagttttcattcatattgaaattgaaactaattaccataacaaaaatttcgcacttagactcgctttgaaagagagactgagcggaactcggaaatggcctattgaacACTAAAGATCGGCCCCAAACCCTGATAACTAACAATAGAAGCTAAAGGCACTGTtacactgtgaaatgtttcGTACAAGTTGtctcgcaatgttttggcgacaTTGTGGCGGGACAAGTTGCACGAAACAATTTTACAGTGTAAGATACCCTGCAACAGCCAAAAtcgttgcgagacaagttgcacgaaaAGTAGAACTTTTTTCGGCAGCGGCtcttgcaacttgtctcgcaacaaTTTTGGCCGTTGCAGGGTATAATGCtacactgtgaaatgtttcGTGCAACTTGTCGCGCCAAAAtgtcgccaaaacattgcgagGCAAGTTGCACAAAACATCTCTCACTGTAACAGCGCCCTAAGGGTCATAGAGGTCTGGCAGAGTTACTGGATTACTTAAGTCACTCGtaagaataaacaaataatttatttccgTGCAAAAGTATGTCGTACATTTCATATAATACTttgggaaaaaattaaaaaaaaaggaaagaaatccATCTCTTTCCATCTGACTAGAGTCGAA is a window of Acropora palmata chromosome 11, jaAcrPala1.3, whole genome shotgun sequence DNA encoding:
- the LOC141898017 gene encoding potassium voltage-gated channel protein Shal-like encodes the protein MIKRRDEDKDDSIWSLRSSSLQRPRKRVVLKVGGTLFETWEENLDNYPDTLLGSAEKELFYDRRTKSYVFDRDPQMFRHILNYYRLGKLHFSSEYCADDFRDELSFFRISINAVSNCCWDDYRQPRKIRMDKIFKLKDPHLKQMTDTGCWPRRKIWNILENPNETTLGRAWYYFSGIMIALSIVCTVAESMPLPCDEKYLCANHTCGKNNWNLSLKNKENDSCHEINHYERQRAFIYFVLESICVAIFSLEYLMRFLTTPSRCKYVKEFMSIIDLLSILPYYIGLILESLLQTSVDSLSALVLLRVLRVFRVLKFTRHSNRLRSLLFAIRRSASELGFILFSFSLGVILFSSILFYAEQSDKSNSANLFESIPATMWYAVVTMTTTGYGDMVPHTVIGKLIGSVGCITGVLMIALPVPIIQKKANLQLGLLDEVDEAMEAGL